A single region of the Garra rufa chromosome 6, GarRuf1.0, whole genome shotgun sequence genome encodes:
- the LOC141336967 gene encoding E3 ubiquitin-protein ligase HECW2-like, with product MATGTTTTAREHLLVVRRRTPHMRYTLSPENLRSLSAQSGSRNGGSSRGGAPEPMGLQRANSDTDLVTSDSRSSLTASTFQFTLGRGQNLVISWDIKEEVDATDWIGLYHIEGRKEKQIVSQRDNQQWVIGSLVYVAVLIIQAQTGN from the exons ATGGCCACCGGTACTACCACCACTGCCCGTGAACATCTCCTGGTGGTGCGGAGGCGCACCCCGCACATGCGCTATACGCTGAGCCCAGAAAACCTCcgcagcctttcagcgcagagtGGCTCTAGGAATGGGGGGAGCTCTAGAGGAGGAGCTCCTGAACCAATGGGCCTGCAACGGGCCAACAGTGACACCGACCTGGTGACGTCGGATAGCCGTTCCTCCTTAACAGCCTCTACGTTCCAGTTCACGCTCGGGCGAGGGCAAAACCTGGTCATCTCTTGGGACATCAAAGAGGAGGTGGATGCCACTGACTGGATCGGGCTGTACCACATTG AGGGCAGAAAGGAGAAACAGATTGTGTCACAGAGAGATAATCAGCAGTGGGTCATTGGGTCTCTGGTTTATGTGGCTGTATTGATTATACAGGCTCAGACTGGAAATTGA